One region of Xylanimonas ulmi genomic DNA includes:
- a CDS encoding ABC transporter substrate-binding protein, whose product MSHPTRRNLLQAAGLGALAATLGLSACSTRAPAADAADAPSSGDASGTVTVTDQYGTTIELDGPVERIASAIIPVPSMIIAADRGADRITGINQVAAKFAQNGFLATMFPELLQTSVIAGQDFVPNVEEILKGNPDVVIQWGDKGDDIVEPLRAAGLPTILLRYGTQEDLEAWVTIFGDLLGTQDKAQRILDTFESDRALVARTVAGRAKPRTLHLYNAAEQTAASAAGSYMDYWIELAGGTNVAKDAGQGTTVEITQEQVLAWDPEVVTLGNFDPMTPADFMADPRWSTLSAVKNKRVHKVPNGGFAWDPPCNESNLMWQWAATVYHDGVDLGLRDKIRTTFDDLYGYEMSDADIDKVLHAESNAGSARWEVLSA is encoded by the coding sequence ATGTCCCACCCCACCCGCCGGAACCTGCTCCAGGCAGCCGGCCTCGGTGCCTTGGCGGCCACGCTCGGCCTGTCCGCCTGCTCGACCCGCGCGCCCGCCGCCGACGCGGCGGACGCCCCGTCGTCGGGTGATGCCAGCGGCACTGTGACCGTGACCGACCAGTACGGCACGACGATCGAGCTCGACGGCCCGGTGGAACGCATCGCCTCGGCGATCATTCCCGTGCCGTCGATGATCATCGCCGCCGACCGCGGGGCCGACCGGATCACCGGCATCAACCAGGTGGCCGCGAAGTTCGCCCAGAACGGCTTCCTCGCCACGATGTTCCCCGAGCTGCTCCAGACCTCGGTCATCGCTGGCCAGGACTTCGTGCCCAATGTCGAGGAGATCCTCAAGGGCAACCCCGACGTCGTCATCCAGTGGGGCGACAAGGGCGACGACATCGTCGAACCCCTCCGGGCGGCGGGCCTGCCCACCATCCTGCTCAGGTACGGCACTCAGGAGGACCTTGAGGCCTGGGTCACCATCTTCGGCGACCTGCTCGGCACGCAGGACAAGGCCCAGCGCATCCTCGACACCTTCGAGTCCGACCGCGCACTGGTGGCCAGGACGGTCGCCGGAAGGGCCAAGCCGCGCACGCTGCACCTGTACAACGCTGCCGAGCAGACCGCGGCGTCTGCCGCCGGGTCCTACATGGACTACTGGATCGAGCTGGCCGGCGGCACCAACGTCGCCAAGGACGCCGGCCAGGGCACCACGGTGGAGATCACGCAGGAGCAGGTGCTCGCGTGGGACCCCGAAGTGGTCACCCTCGGCAACTTCGACCCCATGACGCCGGCCGACTTCATGGCCGACCCACGCTGGTCCACCCTCTCGGCGGTGAAGAACAAGCGCGTCCACAAGGTGCCCAACGGCGGCTTCGCCTGGGACCCGCCATGCAACGAGTCGAACCTCATGTGGCAGTGGGCCGCGACCGTCTACCACGACGGCGTCGACCTGGGCCTGCGCGACAAGATCCGCACCACGTTCGACGACCTGTACGGCTACGAGATGTCCGACGCCGACATCGACAAGGTGCTGCACGCCGAGTCCAACGCCGGATCGGCCCGCTGGGAGGTGTTGTCCGCGTGA
- a CDS encoding GMC oxidoreductase, whose amino-acid sequence MAHPERFDAVVVGSGFGGAVAAARLAQAGQSVAVLERGRRWSPGDFPRDDTSLDRGWLWAKDRGLYDVRWLDTMIGVQAAGWGGGSLVYANVFTRPPHEVFESWPDGFDRASLDPYYNLAAHMLGVRPVGVDPLTGDVPARTTAMEDAAARLHRPAGTLRPLLAVTFADQAEGADAGAPAPQGPACTFVGECMFGCNEGAKNSLDRNYLVVAERHGATPLTGCEVDRIEPEADGYRVHFVDHASGAQASVIGRAVFLAAGAVATTELLLRNRDVHRTLPDLSPTLGRGFSGNGDFLAFVSRPRTELQPGRGPTITTTTVVDCHIGDEKVWFQVQDGAYPAQIAGLVRSLNPLRGRAGSRARRPPRPRRRRRSGRRDETMALLMMGRDTSDGVLTLDHQGEARVAWRNKPNGGLYRAEMRAARQTARQLGGRVRYLPSWSVLRTGATVHNLGGAPIGPNAATGVIDERGRVHGYPGLYVVDGAGVPASTGVNPSATIAALAERHVEAAVRDLTGEPGWVAPERARVRPAPVPEDEAMVAVQQWRQARGGSYDPSPWPVHFREAMAGAATMTRPDGGSVCEPLRLGLTVDLPDVRTAPGHAAPAAAVAGVASFGATRVQVTGTLELFPDVRGTFMRYDLRYTDGERCHGELVGSKTHSGGPLPHLRDLMTLPVSIDHHLDGVPWHGAGVVRISLPGLVPLVGSLRAGGRHGASSAATLARFARYFVVSAWRRAAASGPQV is encoded by the coding sequence GTGGCACATCCTGAGCGGTTCGACGCGGTCGTGGTGGGGAGCGGGTTCGGTGGCGCGGTGGCGGCCGCGAGGCTGGCTCAGGCCGGCCAGAGCGTGGCGGTTCTCGAGCGCGGCCGGCGGTGGTCGCCGGGCGACTTCCCGCGGGACGACACGAGCCTGGACCGTGGCTGGCTGTGGGCGAAGGACCGTGGTCTGTATGACGTGCGGTGGCTCGACACGATGATCGGCGTCCAGGCGGCCGGCTGGGGTGGCGGGTCGCTGGTGTACGCGAACGTGTTCACCCGCCCCCCGCATGAGGTCTTCGAGTCATGGCCGGACGGGTTCGACCGCGCGTCGCTCGACCCGTACTACAACCTGGCCGCCCACATGCTCGGTGTGCGGCCCGTCGGCGTCGACCCGCTCACCGGTGACGTCCCCGCCCGTACGACGGCGATGGAGGACGCCGCCGCGCGCCTGCACCGCCCGGCCGGCACGCTCCGGCCCCTCCTGGCGGTCACGTTCGCCGACCAGGCCGAGGGTGCGGACGCAGGCGCGCCGGCGCCACAGGGGCCCGCGTGCACGTTCGTCGGAGAGTGCATGTTCGGCTGCAATGAGGGCGCCAAGAACAGCCTCGACCGCAACTACCTGGTGGTCGCCGAACGTCACGGTGCGACGCCGCTGACCGGGTGCGAGGTCGACCGGATCGAGCCCGAGGCGGACGGCTACCGTGTCCACTTCGTCGACCATGCGAGCGGAGCGCAGGCCTCGGTGATCGGCCGCGCCGTCTTCCTGGCCGCGGGAGCGGTGGCCACGACCGAGCTGCTGCTGCGCAACCGCGACGTGCATCGCACCCTTCCTGACCTGTCGCCGACGCTCGGGCGCGGGTTCTCCGGCAACGGCGACTTCCTCGCGTTCGTCTCGCGTCCGCGCACCGAGCTGCAGCCCGGGCGTGGCCCGACCATCACGACGACGACGGTGGTCGACTGCCATATCGGCGACGAGAAGGTCTGGTTCCAGGTGCAGGACGGCGCCTATCCGGCCCAGATCGCCGGTCTGGTGCGGTCGCTGAACCCGCTGCGCGGACGTGCGGGTTCGCGGGCGCGGCGGCCACCGCGGCCGCGCCGTCGGCGGCGCTCGGGGCGCAGGGACGAGACGATGGCCTTGCTGATGATGGGGCGGGACACCTCCGACGGCGTGCTCACGCTGGACCATCAGGGCGAGGCGCGGGTCGCCTGGCGCAACAAGCCGAACGGCGGGCTGTACCGGGCCGAGATGCGGGCGGCCAGGCAGACGGCGCGCCAGCTCGGCGGCCGGGTGCGGTATTTGCCGTCTTGGAGCGTGCTGCGGACCGGGGCGACCGTGCACAACCTCGGCGGCGCGCCGATCGGGCCGAACGCGGCGACGGGAGTCATCGACGAGCGCGGCCGCGTGCATGGATACCCGGGCCTGTACGTCGTCGACGGCGCGGGCGTCCCGGCGTCGACGGGGGTCAACCCGTCGGCGACGATCGCCGCACTGGCCGAGCGCCACGTCGAGGCCGCGGTGCGTGACCTGACCGGCGAGCCGGGCTGGGTCGCACCCGAACGGGCGCGGGTGCGGCCCGCACCGGTCCCCGAGGACGAGGCGATGGTGGCGGTGCAGCAGTGGCGTCAGGCGCGCGGCGGCTCCTACGACCCGTCACCCTGGCCCGTGCACTTCCGCGAGGCCATGGCGGGCGCGGCGACGATGACCCGTCCCGACGGCGGATCGGTCTGCGAGCCGCTGCGGCTCGGGCTCACCGTCGACCTGCCCGACGTCCGTACGGCGCCGGGCCACGCCGCCCCCGCCGCCGCGGTTGCCGGTGTCGCCTCCTTCGGAGCCACGCGCGTGCAGGTCACCGGGACCCTGGAGCTGTTCCCCGACGTGCGCGGCACGTTCATGCGCTATGACCTGCGCTACACCGACGGTGAGCGCTGCCACGGCGAGCTGGTGGGCAGCAAGACCCACTCGGGCGGCCCGTTGCCTCACCTGCGCGACCTGATGACGCTCCCGGTCTCGATCGACCACCACCTGGACGGCGTGCCCTGGCACGGCGCCGGTGTGGTCCGCATCTCCCTGCCGGGCCTCGTGCCGCTGGTGGGCTCGCTGCGGGCCGGCGGGCGGCACGGTGCGTCGTCGGCTGCGACCCTCGCGCGCTTCGCCCGGTACTTTGTGGTCTCCGCGTGGCGCCGGGCGGCGGCCTCAGGGCCCCAGGTCTGA
- a CDS encoding ABC transporter substrate-binding protein codes for MTTPTPATLSRRNLLQLGGLGVAGALLAACSTREPAAGAADDGGTAAAKSGAATSGPVTVTDAFGTTLTFDNPVERLATAIMPLPAMVAGVAGTTDVLVGVNEVSVRYAKEGMLRTVFPAFLDTPTIAGNDFMPNVEELLAQDPQVVITWGDKGDDIIEPIRAAGLPVLLCEYGTQERLEFTIGMLGDLLGAKDRAQATLDRFADVRQTVQKAADSKTKPRVLYLYNVVDQLTSAAEDSYMHYWIDLAGGENVAAGAGSGSNASVTLEQVLAWDPEVIVISNYDPTTPAELLADERFSTLPAVRDQRVYKAPIGAYAWDVPCTESDLMWQWASTVLHGAEHDLRAKAREVFADQYGYDLTDADLDQILHAEANSGSAGYASLLA; via the coding sequence GTGACGACGCCGACCCCCGCAACCCTGTCCCGCCGCAACCTCTTGCAGCTCGGCGGCCTCGGCGTCGCCGGCGCGCTGCTCGCCGCGTGCTCCACGCGCGAGCCGGCCGCCGGCGCGGCCGACGACGGCGGCACCGCTGCGGCAAAGTCCGGCGCGGCCACGTCGGGCCCCGTCACGGTGACCGACGCCTTCGGAACGACGCTCACCTTCGACAACCCCGTCGAGCGGCTCGCGACCGCGATCATGCCGCTGCCGGCGATGGTCGCGGGCGTGGCCGGCACCACCGACGTCCTTGTGGGCGTCAACGAGGTGTCGGTGCGCTACGCGAAGGAAGGCATGCTCAGGACGGTCTTCCCGGCCTTTCTCGACACCCCGACGATCGCGGGCAACGACTTCATGCCCAACGTCGAGGAGCTGCTCGCCCAGGACCCGCAGGTCGTGATCACGTGGGGCGACAAGGGCGACGACATCATCGAGCCCATCCGCGCGGCCGGGCTGCCGGTGCTCCTGTGCGAGTACGGCACGCAAGAGCGGCTGGAGTTCACCATCGGGATGCTCGGCGACCTGCTCGGCGCGAAGGACCGCGCGCAGGCCACGCTCGACCGGTTCGCCGACGTGCGCCAGACCGTGCAGAAGGCTGCCGACAGCAAGACCAAGCCGCGCGTCCTCTACCTGTACAACGTCGTCGACCAGCTCACCTCGGCGGCCGAGGACTCCTACATGCACTACTGGATCGACCTGGCCGGCGGCGAGAACGTCGCGGCGGGTGCCGGCAGCGGCTCGAACGCGTCCGTCACGCTCGAGCAGGTCCTCGCATGGGACCCCGAGGTCATCGTCATCTCGAACTACGACCCGACGACGCCGGCCGAGCTCCTGGCAGACGAGCGCTTCAGCACGCTCCCTGCCGTGCGCGACCAGCGCGTCTACAAGGCCCCCATCGGTGCCTACGCGTGGGACGTGCCGTGCACCGAGTCTGACCTCATGTGGCAGTGGGCGTCCACGGTGCTGCACGGCGCCGAGCACGACCTGCGGGCCAAGGCCCGCGAGGTCTTCGCCGACCAGTACGGCTACGACCTCACCGATGCCGACCTGGATCAGATCCTGCACGCCGAGGCGAACTCCGGGAGCGCGGGCTATGCGTCCCTTCTCGCCTGA
- a CDS encoding ABC transporter ATP-binding protein, which yields MSEALVTRRAPTAPVTASSGSTTEEPALRLRGLGHRYGSKDWLFRGVDLDVPARGITSILGPNGQGKSTLLRCIAGLQKPIEGTVERSGRIGYVPQATGTGAFAYTVFDMVLMGRAHAVSPFASPSRADRGIATAALERVGAADLADAAFGELSGGQRQLVLIARALTSECRLIILDEPVSALDLRNQAVVLGLLRQLAAEGTGVLLTTHHPDHVLHLGGDVVVMQAPDDVRHGPVSDLVTNDVLTALYGIGVRSAVVDDAGTPRTVLFTRWEETTA from the coding sequence ATGTCTGAGGCTCTGGTCACCCGCAGGGCGCCGACGGCACCGGTCACCGCGAGCAGCGGTTCGACGACGGAGGAGCCCGCGCTGCGCCTGCGCGGCCTCGGCCACCGCTACGGCAGCAAGGACTGGCTGTTCCGCGGTGTCGACCTCGACGTCCCCGCCCGCGGCATCACCTCGATCCTCGGCCCGAACGGGCAGGGCAAGTCCACCCTGCTGCGCTGCATCGCCGGTCTGCAGAAGCCGATCGAGGGCACCGTCGAGCGCTCCGGAAGGATCGGTTACGTACCGCAGGCCACCGGCACCGGTGCGTTCGCGTACACGGTCTTCGACATGGTCCTCATGGGGCGGGCGCACGCGGTCTCCCCGTTCGCCAGCCCCTCACGGGCCGACCGAGGGATCGCGACCGCGGCGCTCGAGCGCGTCGGGGCGGCCGACCTCGCCGACGCCGCGTTCGGGGAGCTGTCGGGCGGCCAGCGCCAGCTCGTGCTCATCGCGCGGGCCCTGACGTCCGAGTGCCGCCTGATAATCCTCGACGAGCCCGTCTCCGCGCTCGACCTGCGCAACCAGGCCGTCGTCCTCGGCCTGCTGCGCCAGCTCGCCGCGGAGGGCACCGGAGTCCTGCTCACTACCCACCACCCCGACCACGTCCTGCACCTCGGCGGCGACGTCGTCGTCATGCAGGCCCCCGACGACGTGCGGCACGGGCCCGTGTCCGACCTCGTCACGAACGACGTCCTGACCGCGCTCTACGGCATCGGCGTGCGCAGCGCCGTCGTCGACGACGCCGGGACGCCCCGCACCGTCTTGTTCACGCGCTGGGAGGAGACCACCGCATGA
- a CDS encoding YdcF family protein, with protein sequence MTAARWTAWDGLTSSVTADGFIALACWFALDARRDPRRLRVGVLLLAAALVGNGITMVRREGRRLGNLLSGLLGLLLLEFFALAVLAVLTESYRLILWLLAVMVPAGYLAFGFSAYLLWSWLYQRGVRRWAKPTGAVVVLGSGLVGGRVSPLLASRLDVGRTVFEHARGVEPAVVVREDRSRTTQQNLGYTRRLLAERGVTGSVTVVTNNFHAFRAATLLRRTEMEGHVVGAPTAGYYWPSATIREYVALLRDGGWLTVAGLVLAGSPLVVLAVVTVAG encoded by the coding sequence GTGACGGCAGCCCGCTGGACGGCCTGGGACGGCCTGACCAGTAGCGTGACCGCCGATGGGTTCATCGCCCTGGCCTGCTGGTTCGCGCTCGACGCGCGCCGCGACCCGCGACGGCTGCGCGTCGGGGTGCTGCTGCTGGCGGCTGCGCTCGTCGGCAACGGCATCACGATGGTCCGGCGGGAGGGGCGCCGGCTCGGCAACCTGCTGTCCGGGCTGCTCGGCCTGCTCCTGCTCGAGTTCTTCGCCCTCGCAGTCCTCGCCGTCCTCACCGAGTCCTACCGGCTCATCCTCTGGCTCCTGGCCGTGATGGTCCCGGCGGGCTACCTCGCGTTCGGATTCAGCGCCTACCTGCTGTGGTCGTGGCTGTACCAGCGCGGCGTGCGCCGATGGGCCAAACCCACCGGCGCCGTCGTCGTGCTGGGCTCGGGGCTGGTCGGCGGACGGGTCTCGCCGCTGCTGGCGTCGCGGCTCGACGTCGGGCGGACGGTCTTCGAGCATGCGCGCGGGGTCGAGCCCGCCGTCGTCGTCCGCGAGGACCGCTCCCGCACCACGCAGCAGAACCTCGGGTACACGCGGCGGCTGCTCGCCGAGCGCGGCGTCACCGGCAGCGTCACCGTGGTCACCAACAACTTCCATGCGTTCCGCGCGGCGACGCTGCTGCGCCGGACCGAGATGGAAGGGCACGTCGTCGGGGCTCCCACGGCCGGCTACTACTGGCCGAGCGCGACCATCCGCGAGTACGTCGCGCTGCTGCGCGACGGCGGGTGGCTCACCGTCGCGGGCCTGGTGCTCGCAGGCTCCCCGCTGGTGGTGCTGGCGGTCGTGACGGTGGCCGGCTGA
- a CDS encoding PD-(D/E)XK nuclease family protein — protein MRLHHSEVHLCAGLAWLLTPDGWHGLGSTLLSAFLTQVGVTDVDQRALHSATIVTEEYRIDGRVDDVAPYPTRADIVVRVPLAGICVVLEAKVWAAEQPQQCQRLAELWEDESPTLVFLTRSGIAPTTARPDDEWRLLTWQSVSSLLSAAVGRTNPHPGVRDYLETIEEYGGRPA, from the coding sequence ATGCGCCTGCACCACAGCGAGGTGCACCTGTGCGCCGGTCTGGCGTGGCTGCTCACCCCGGACGGGTGGCACGGACTCGGTTCGACCCTCCTAAGCGCCTTCCTCACACAGGTGGGTGTCACGGACGTCGACCAGCGGGCGCTGCACTCGGCGACCATCGTCACCGAGGAGTACCGGATCGACGGCCGCGTCGACGACGTCGCGCCGTATCCGACGCGGGCGGACATCGTGGTTCGCGTGCCGCTCGCGGGCATCTGCGTCGTGTTGGAGGCGAAGGTCTGGGCGGCCGAGCAGCCTCAGCAGTGCCAGCGGCTCGCCGAGCTGTGGGAGGACGAGTCCCCGACGCTGGTCTTCCTGACGCGGTCGGGTATCGCTCCGACGACTGCGCGGCCGGACGACGAGTGGCGGCTGCTGACCTGGCAGTCCGTCTCCTCGCTGCTGAGTGCCGCCGTCGGGCGGACGAACCCGCACCCGGGAGTTCGGGACTACCTGGAGACCATCGAGGAGTACGGAGGACGTCCCGCGTGA
- a CDS encoding FecCD family ABC transporter permease: MRPFSPEATVEPSSVSAPERAPDADRRAPRSLVVPLLVVALVAVALVAVAVGRYTVPVNEAARLLLDRVPFLAVPQTWTEAEAKVVLSVRAPRVLLSMLVGGGLALGGSALQAVFRNPLVSPQILGVSSGASFGGVLALLLGLGSAALVGGAFLFGFVALWLVMQIGRTRSGNAILMIVLGGTVVSAFFGALVSLVTYVADPYTTLPSITFWLMGSLATASYAQVAIAAVPVLIGAVVVIGLRWRVNVLSLGDDDARSLGVDPGRLRALLLAMVALMTAGAVAVSGVIGWVGLVVPHIARMIVGPDHRVSMPTTFLLGAAYLTVIDTLSRTLTPGELPLGILTAIIGAPVFVWLLRTSRRRGFGDV; the protein is encoded by the coding sequence ATGCGTCCCTTCTCGCCTGAGGCGACGGTCGAACCGTCGTCGGTGTCGGCGCCCGAACGGGCGCCCGACGCCGACCGCCGCGCCCCGCGCTCGCTCGTGGTCCCGCTGCTCGTGGTCGCGTTGGTGGCCGTCGCGCTGGTGGCGGTGGCCGTCGGGCGCTACACCGTGCCGGTCAACGAGGCGGCGCGCCTGCTGCTGGACCGGGTGCCGTTCCTGGCGGTCCCCCAGACGTGGACCGAGGCGGAGGCCAAGGTCGTGCTGTCGGTGCGGGCCCCGCGTGTGCTGCTGTCCATGCTGGTGGGGGGTGGCCTCGCGCTGGGCGGCTCGGCGCTGCAGGCGGTGTTCCGCAACCCGTTGGTCAGCCCGCAGATCCTGGGCGTCAGCTCAGGTGCGTCGTTCGGCGGCGTGCTCGCCCTCCTGCTGGGCCTCGGCTCGGCGGCGCTGGTGGGCGGGGCGTTCCTGTTCGGCTTCGTCGCGCTGTGGCTGGTCATGCAGATCGGCCGCACACGGTCGGGCAACGCGATCCTCATGATCGTGCTGGGCGGAACCGTGGTCAGCGCGTTCTTCGGGGCGCTGGTCTCGCTGGTCACCTATGTCGCCGACCCGTACACCACCCTCCCGTCCATCACGTTCTGGCTGATGGGGTCGCTCGCCACGGCGAGCTACGCGCAGGTCGCGATCGCCGCCGTGCCGGTGCTCATCGGTGCGGTGGTCGTCATCGGGCTGCGGTGGCGGGTCAACGTCCTGTCGCTCGGGGACGACGACGCCCGTTCCCTCGGCGTCGACCCGGGCCGCCTGCGCGCGTTGCTCCTCGCGATGGTGGCCCTCATGACGGCCGGAGCCGTCGCGGTCTCGGGCGTCATCGGCTGGGTCGGCCTCGTGGTCCCGCACATCGCGCGCATGATCGTCGGCCCGGACCACCGGGTGTCCATGCCCACCACGTTCCTGCTCGGTGCCGCGTACCTCACGGTCATCGACACGCTCTCGCGCACGCTCACGCCGGGTGAGCTGCCGCTCGGCATCCTCACCGCGATCATCGGCGCGCCGGTGTTCGTGTGGTTGCTGCGCACGTCCCGACGGAGGGGATTCGGCGATGTCTGA
- a CDS encoding MerR family transcriptional regulator has protein sequence MSGPHDDVLSIGELSRRTRASVRSIRHYEQSGLLDAARTSTGHRRFTADDVETVRRIRLLLDGGLSLAVIAKVLPCFADEGATLDACVAEYLRDHLHTVQERIAHLDRQRESITRLQQLVSA, from the coding sequence ATGAGCGGTCCGCACGATGACGTCCTGAGCATCGGCGAGCTGTCGCGGCGGACACGTGCAAGCGTCCGATCCATCCGCCACTACGAGCAGAGCGGGCTGCTCGACGCCGCGCGCACGAGCACCGGTCACCGCCGCTTCACGGCGGACGACGTGGAGACTGTGCGCCGCATCCGCCTGCTCCTCGACGGCGGGCTCTCGCTCGCCGTCATCGCCAAGGTCCTGCCCTGCTTCGCCGACGAGGGCGCGACGCTCGACGCCTGCGTCGCCGAATACCTGCGCGACCACCTGCACACCGTCCAGGAGCGCATCGCCCACCTCGACCGCCAGCGCGAGAGCATCACTCGACTACAGCAGTTGGTGAGCGCCTGA
- a CDS encoding MerR family transcriptional regulator: MGVDVNHQNSSPLTTTLNSDTSVKVKSEGAGMRIGRLAQITGASPRSLRHYESVGLLRSRRLANGYREYDDDQIGQVALIRDLLAAGLALDAIAVVAPCHSADGISQRCQAASDRIDAEIARLDQRAAEITAARRRLRALQM, translated from the coding sequence ATGGGCGTGGATGTCAATCATCAGAACTCCTCTCCGCTCACCACGACGCTAAACTCTGACACCAGCGTCAAGGTCAAGTCAGAGGGTGCAGGCATGCGTATCGGGCGGCTCGCTCAGATCACCGGCGCATCACCGCGATCGCTGCGCCACTACGAGTCCGTCGGCCTGCTCCGGTCACGCCGGCTCGCTAACGGGTACCGCGAATACGACGACGATCAAATAGGACAAGTCGCTCTGATTCGCGACCTGCTGGCTGCCGGGCTCGCTCTGGACGCCATCGCCGTGGTCGCACCCTGCCACAGCGCCGACGGGATCTCCCAGCGCTGCCAAGCCGCGTCTGATCGCATCGATGCCGAGATCGCCAGGCTCGACCAACGGGCAGCGGAGATCACAGCCGCACGCCGTCGCCTCCGCGCTTTACAGATGTAG